From Hermetia illucens chromosome 6, iHerIll2.2.curated.20191125, whole genome shotgun sequence, one genomic window encodes:
- the LOC119659715 gene encoding venom carboxylesterase-6-like: MSTFYLFFVIAFVTISQCPLTIADPVVHLGHAKIVGTYMPGYKISSFEAFLGIPYAKPPLGRLRFANPVPADPIIGVFNATTARDDCIQKNYLLKTPVILGDEDCLYLNVYRPVGASSEQPLPVMVYIYGGGFFSGTANPGITGPAYFMDTQKVILVTMAYRLGAFGFLSTGDESSPGNYALKDQSMALRWIHENILKFGGDKDSVTIFGQSAGGASVHMHMLSERSINYFHRAIVMSGNAAAPYNDYLKNPLAQARLQAKYLGIPRWNRLTSVQLIAALRRVNAIDILEAGDKFKYWHVDPMTVFRPVVEKNIPGAFMTKDPKEVVKTGAFRHIPWMITSVPYEGAVRTLSILSNKTLVEDFNKSFDELLIRLMEIEYNSPKQRNWYVQKLVDQYMNGVRVLSEKTGQGFGDMITGRAFVQPMNFTIEQYMKYADLDKNPLYLLKFNYRGAYSYSYLFAENFQNYGVVHCDELIYLFSSPSLGFNIDQESTDANVSAALVDNYVAFAIEGRPQHSEAKPCSNNQSVCEYLEFKNSENSSGFEITTSDEYDDSETTFWNNLISY; encoded by the exons ATGTCCACATTTTATTTGTTCTTCGTCATCGCGTTCGTTACCATTTCACAATGTCCATTAACAATAGCTGATCCTGTTGTCCACTTGGGTCATGCGAAGATAGTTGGCACATATATGCCTGGATATAAAATCAGCAGTTTTGAAGCGTTTTTGGGAATCCCATATGCTAAGCCTCCATTAGGTCGGCTTCGATTTGCG AATCCAGTTCCCGCCGATCCTATTATTGGAGTGTTCAATGCGACCACGGCTAGAGACGATTGTATACAGAAGAATTATTTGCTGAAGACACCTGTAATACTGGGCGATGAGGATTGTTTGTATTTGAATGTTTACAGGCCAGTTGGG GCAAGTTCAGAGCAGCCACTTCCAGTCATGGTGTATATTTACGGCGGAGGTTTCTTCTCTGGAACAGCTAATCCCGGAATTACAGGACCTGCATATTTTATGGATACCCAAAAAGTTATTCTTGTAACTATGGCATATCGACTGGGAGCTTTCG gttttcTTTCAACTGGCGATGAAAGCAGTCCTGGCAACTATGCTCTCAAGGATCAGTCGATGGCTCTACGTTGGATTCATGAAAATATCCTTAAATTTGGTGGAGATAAAGACTCGGTTACGATTTTCGGTCAAAGTGCCGGTGGTGCGTCAGTCCATATGCATATGCTCAGCGAGCGGTCAATAA ATTACTTCCATCGTGCAATTGTAATGAGTGGAAATGCCGCCGCTCCGTATAATGACTATCTCAAAAATCCTTTAGCGCAAGCCCGCTTGCAAgctaaatatttgggaattccaAGGTGGAATAGGTTGACCTCAGTCCAACTTATTGCTGCTCTGCGTCGCGTGAATGCCATTGATATATTGGAGGCTGGAGATAAATTCAAG TATTGGCATGTAGATCCCATGACAGTATTCCGGCCtgttgttgaaaaaaatatacctgGAGCCTTTATGACGAAGGACCCGAAGGAAGTTGTCAAAACTGGAGCCTTTCGACACATTCCGTGGATGATCACATCTGTTCCTTATGAAGGAGCTGTCAGAACATTATCGATTCTATCGAATAAAACTTTAGTGGAAGATTTTAATAAGAGTTTTGATGAGCTCCTGATCCGACTTATGGAAATTGAATATAATTCTCCTAAACAGCGAAACTGGTACGTCCAAAAATTAGTGGATCAATATATGAACGGAGTGCGAGTGCTATCAGAGAAAACGGGTCAAGGGTTTGGAGAT ATGATTACAGGACGAGCTTTTGTCCAGCCTATGAACTTCACCATTGAACAATACATGAAATATGCCGATCTGGATAAGAACCCACTCTatttattgaaattcaattatCGAGGCGCATACTCATATTCCTATTTATTCGccgaaaatttccaaaattacg GCGTTGTTCATTGTGATGAATTAATCTATTTATTCAGTTCGCCTTCTTTAGGATTTAACATAGACCAAGAAAGCACAGATGCTAACGTTTCAGCGGCTCTTGTTGATAATTACGTTGCATTTGCAATCGAAGG cCGACCGCAACATTCTGAAGCGAAACCTTGTAGTAACAATCAATCTGTTTGTGAATATCTGGAATTCAAAAATTCAGAGAATTCATCAGGATTTGAAATTACTACGTCGGATGAGTATGATGATAGCGAAACAACTTTCTGGAATAATCTCATATCTTATTAA